In one window of Primulina tabacum isolate GXHZ01 chromosome 8, ASM2559414v2, whole genome shotgun sequence DNA:
- the LOC142554498 gene encoding uncharacterized protein At1g08160-like: MAPPQQPQPQPQPVGRPQHSWLMRCIALTALGLIILTILAVIIIWVSVQPRRLKYSMEHGSISAYNLTNDVLNANFHFVLRANNPNKRVSLYYDRIDVSVLYEDQILSVGGFAPFYQPRRNVTHLDLHLAAKNEKVYGAVARDLKVDRASGDVDLDVKIRAKIRLKVGVFKIHRKLKVLCESLRVPFTSSKGFQRVQCDVDVD; this comes from the coding sequence ATGGCACCACCACagcagccgcagccgcagccgcagccggtGGGGCGACCACAACATTCTTGGCTAATGCGATGCATCGCTCTTACCGCTCTAGGCTTGATCATTTTAACTATTCTAGCTGTCATCATCATCTGGGTATCTGTCCAGCCAAGAAGATTGAAATATTCGATGGAGCACGGCTCCATCAGTGCCTACAACCTGACAAACGACGTCCTAAACGCAAACTTCCACTTCGTGCTCCGAGCGAACAATCCTAACAAAAGGGTCTCGTTGTATTACGACAGGATCGACGTTTCGGTGTTGTACGAGGATCAGATTCTGTCGGTCGGTGGTTTTGCTCCGTTTTATCAACCAAGGAGAAATGTGACGCATTTGGACTTGCATTTGGCAGCTAAGAATGAGAAGGTTTACGGGGCCGTGGCCCGGGATTTGAAAGTGGATCGGGCCTCTGGTGATGTGGACTTGGATGTGAAAATCAGGGCTAAAATCAGATTGAAGGTTGGGGTTTTCAAGATTCATCGCAAGCTTAAGGTTCTTTGTGAATCCTTGAGGGTTCCGTTTACCAGTTCCAAGGGGTTTCAGAGGGTTCAGTGTGACGTGGATGTGGATTAA